In a single window of the Acipenser ruthenus chromosome 8, fAciRut3.2 maternal haplotype, whole genome shotgun sequence genome:
- the LOC117406423 gene encoding MAP3K7 C-terminal-like protein isoform X2, with translation MVPQPLPPCHASMESVQVFKDHCKMAKEFCDVKKEMALLEERKKKLMAELDDDEKENLDAARLEREFRELAEENQTLISCHNHYSEQLEILRVQNQKRQGSS, from the exons ccATTGCCTCCATGTCATGCTTCCATGGAATCTGTGCAAGTCTTCAAGGACCACTGCAAAATGGCCAAAGAATTCTGTGACGTTAAAAAAGAAATGGCTTTACTGGAAGAACGAAA GAAAAAGCTGATGGCTGAGCTGGATGATGATGAAAAGGAGAACCTGGATGCTGCTCGACTGGAAAGGGAGTTCAGGGAGCTGGCTGAAGAGAATCAGACTCTTATTTCGTGCCACAATCACTACAGTGAACAGCTTGAGATACTCCGAGTACAGAATCAAAAACGACAGGGCTCATCTTAA